The Coffea arabica cultivar ET-39 chromosome 3c, Coffea Arabica ET-39 HiFi, whole genome shotgun sequence genome contains a region encoding:
- the LOC140037623 gene encoding uncharacterized protein, with protein sequence MASSKNLLFLIGVLFALVLLISSDATAADQKSVKTTGVHDASSGEVHQDSKSEDRCRHGCCHWYHGHCQRCCRTAEETPEATSGDEDTVTADRCRHGCCRWYHGHCQSCCPPAEETCRHGCCHWYHGHCQRCC encoded by the exons ATGGCATCTTCAAAAAATTTGCTCTTTCTTATTGGTGTTCTCTTTGCACTTGTGCTCCTCATTTCCTCTGATGCAACAGCTGCAG ATCAGAAGAGCGTGAAAACCACTGGTGTCCACGATGCCAGTTCAGGCGAGGTTCATCAGGATAGCAAAAGCGAAGATCGTTGCAGGCATGGTTGCTGCCACTGGTACCATGGACACTGCCAAAGATGCTGTCGAACTGCCGAGGAGACCCCTGAAGCCACATCTGGAGATGAGGATACCGTAACCGCAGATCGTTGCAGACATGGTTGCTGCCGCTGGTACCATGGACATTGCCAAAGTTGCTGTCCACCTGCTGAGGAGACTTGCAGACATGGTTGCTGCCACTGGTACCATGGACACTGCCAAAGATGCTGTTGA
- the LOC140037794 gene encoding uncharacterized protein, whose amino-acid sequence MEEAGVLDVGFSGASFTWSNNRRGRARVSKRLDRFLINGSCLDFSDVISVLHLPRHPSDHAPLKITFSDRSDNSPRPFRFLNVWTTKPQLLDVIRQAWNQDVSGSPLRVLCSKLLATRRAIHTWNKQHFGNIFDAVRSAEEVVKQAEESMDQYASEEFQVKLSKAQAELRNALSIEEQFWSQKARAKWLKQGDRNSKYFHAVVRQRRIKGMIHRMKKSNGVWVDTNADIATEAISYFSDLFTGYLESSSGMRHMIPHMISEEENRKLEEVPSIEEIHRVLKSMDGDSAAGPDGFTGKFFTFAWEIIAQDVYKGILSFFCGAELPRFITSTSIVLIPKNPNPQEFSHYRPISLCNFFNKLLSRILADRVASLLPKIISPQQTGFVKGRNITENFLLAQEVVSGIGKKTRGGNVVMKLDMSKAYDRVSWDHIIGVLRRFGFGERFIDLVWRLISNVWFSIIINGASHGFFKSTRGLRQGDPLSPALFIIGAEVLSRGLNNLAMQPGFVGFKVPFACPTITHLAFADDILIFSNGSSYSLKLIMRVLDAYQRCSGQLINVLKSCYLVHPSISLARRRVIERLTKFNYHPFPIRYLGFPLYFGRCKSSYFGEVCQSILGRIRSWKSRMLSLGGKIVLIKHVLATMPVHLLSAAVIPGKVFRTIEKAFSTFLWGSSSEESKFHWIRWSQMCYPVDEGGVGFRRLQDIYTAFSFKLWWNFRKGCSLWASFMKAKYCRLLHPCQVEIRSMDSAIWRRMVNVSRQVELSMLWDIKNGACHFWYDNWLGGGALFLRMTVVSNLLFGDFIINRHWDVIRLYQTLPTDLVPSILEHPVPEDWGEAEVIWMSTTSGNFSLASAFQDIRQARNKSMVFDSIWHPQIPLKISFFMLRLLLERLPLPDRLCKLGLHLPSKCFCCDSASEESIEHLFSKGHIASTVWNYFGALCGLTFPGSSLRSRIVGWWLHSYDSEIQRFIGRILSNIVCWQIWKARNKALFEDVHMRSRAICLAITLEIHIIVEIYFKQVFKAHSFYHLYDWPYSSHIYLTYKLVYWEPKETGRFTLNTDGCSKGNPGLGGGGGVLRDSHGIPLIGFSAYLGETTCLSTEARALLIGIQTSIHRGFENLYIQSDSLVLIGILQKRIHCPWKIRREIRQIWQFVEDPDRFSHCYREANTVADALSNVGVSHPEHQLKLYNSFHTFPTMARGAIRLDRLGMPSIRKIKRMKG is encoded by the coding sequence ATGGAAGAGGCAGGGGTTTTGGATGTCGGCTTTTCAGGAGCTAGTTTCACATGGTCTAATAATCGGAGAGGTAGAGCTCGGGTTTCAAAGAGATTGGATAGATTCTTAATTAATGGGTCTTGTTTGGATTTCTCAGACGTGATTTCTGTACTCCATCTCCCAAGACATCCCTCGGATCATGCACCATTGAAAATTACTTTTTCTGATCGATCAGACAATAGTCCACGACCTTTCAGATTTTTGAATGTCTGGACGACCAAACCACAACTATTGGATGTGATTCGACAGGCTTGGAATCAAGATGTGAGTGGATCTCCGCTACGTGTTTTGTGCTCTAAATTATTGGCAACGAGGAGGGCTATTCATACATGGAACAAGCAACATTTTGGGAATATATTTGATGCTGTACGTTCGGCGGAAGAGGTGGTCAAACAAGCAGAAGAATCGATGGATCAATATGCATCGGAGGAATTTCAGGTTAAGCTCAGTAAGGCTCAGGCAGAGTTGCGGAATGCATTGTCAATAGAAGAGCAATTTTGGAGCCAAAAAGCCAGGGCAAAATGGCTTAAACAGGGAGATCGCAATTCAAAATATTTCCATGCGGTCGTAAGACAGAGACGGATTAAAGGAATGATACACCGTATGAAAAAGTCAAACGGAGTTTGGGTGGACACCAATGCTGATATAGCAACTGAGGCCATATCATATTTCTCTGATCTCTTCACTGGCTATCTTGAGTCATCTTCTGGTATGCGACATATGATCCCGCACATGATATCGGAAGAGGAAAATAGAAAATTGGAAGAAGTGCCTTCGATTGAAGAGATTCATCGAGTTCTCAAGTCAATGGATGGGGATAGTGCTGCTGGCCCCGATGGCTTCACAGGCAAATTTTTTACATTTGCCTGGGAAATTATTGCCCAAGATGTCTACAAGGGAATTCTCAGCTTTTTCTGTGGGGCAGAGTTGCCTCGATTTATCACTTCTACCTCAATTGTATTAATTCCAAAAAACCCAAATCCTCAGGAATTTTCTCATTACAGGCCAATCAGTCTGTGTAACTTCTTCAACAAGTTGTTATCCAGGATCTTAGCTGATAGAGTGGCTTCTCTTTTGCCCAAAATCATTTCGCCCCAGCAGACAGGCTTTGTAAAGGGCCGTAATATAACAGAAAATTTTTTGCTAGCACAGGAGGTAGTGTCGGGTATTGGGAAAAAGACTAGAGGTGGTAATGTGGTAATGAAGTTGGACATGTCTAAGGCATATGACCGAGTGTCATGGGATCATATCATTGGTGTTCTCAGGAGATTTGGCTTTGGAGAAAGATTCATTGATTTGGTTTGGCGATTGATCTCTAATGTTTGGTTTTCCATCATTATAAATGGGGCATCACATGGTTTCTTCAAATCTACACGAGGCCTACGTCAGGGTGATCCATTATCACCTGCCTTATTCATCATAGGAGCTGAGGTGTTATCTAGAGGATTGAATAATCTTGCTATGCAACCGGGGTTTGTGGGTTTCAAAGTCCCCTTTGCATGTCCTACTATAACTCATTTGGCTTTTGCGGATGATATTCTAATTTTTTCAAATGGATCCTCTTATTCTCTAAAGCTTATCATGCGGGTGCTAGATGCGTATCAAAGGTGTTCTGGACAATTGATAAATGTGCTGAAAAGTTGTTACTTAGTACATCCTTCGATATCACTGGCACGAAGAAGGGTGATTGAACGTCTCACCAAATTCAATTATCACCCATTTCCGATACGTTATTTGGGATTTCCCCTCTACTTTGGCAGATGTAAATCATCATATTTTGGGGAAGTTTGCCAATCTATCCTAGGGAGAATAAGGTCATGGAAATCAAGGATGCTTTCTCTTGGAGGCAAAATAGTTCTAATCAAACATGTGTTAGCAACGATGCCAGTACATCTGTTGTCAGCAGCGGTTATCCCAGGTAAGGTATTTAGAACTATAGAAAAAGCCTTCTCGACCTTCCTATGGGGGTCATCCTCCGAGGAGTCTAAATTTCACTGGATACGGTGGTCTCAAATGTGCTATCCGGTAGATGAGGGAGGAGTTGGTTTTCGCAGGTTACAGGACATCTACACAGCATTCTCATTCAAGCTTTGGTGGAACTTCAGAAAGGGATGCTCGTTGTGGGCTTCGTTCATGAAAGCTAAGTATTGTAGACTACTACATCCTTGTCAGGTAGAAATCAGGTCAATGGATTCCGCAATCTGGAGAAGGATGGTCAATGTAAGTCGACAAGTGGAACTATCTATGCTATGGGATATCAAAAACGGAGCTTGTCATTTTTGGTACGACAATTGGTTGGGAGGGGGTGCCTTGTTTCTCCGTATGACGGTGGTCTCTAATTTGTTGTTTGGTGATTTTATCATCAATAGACACTGGGATGTGATTAGATTATATCAAACATTGCCTACAGATTTGGTTCCCTCTATTTTAGAGCATCCAGTCCCGGAAGACTGGGGTGAAGCTGAAGTCATTTGGATGTCCACAACATCTGGAAACTTCTCTCTAGCTTCGGCATTTCAGGATATTAGGCAAGCACGAAACAAGTCTATGGTTTTTGATAGCATTTGGCATCCTCAGATCCCACTCAAAATTTCATTCTTCATGTTAAGATTGTTGCTGGAGAGGCTACCTTTACCGGATAGGTTATGTAAACTTGGTTTACATTTACCATCAAAGTGTTTCTGCTGCGATTCCGCTTCGGAGGAGTCAATTGAACATTTATTTTCCAAAGGCCATATAGCTTCAacagtttggaattattttggagCTTTATGTGGATTGACTTTTCCTGGTTCTTCTTTACGCTCCCGTATAGTGGGTTGGTGGTTGCACTCATATGATTCAGAGATACAGCGATTCATTGGAAGAATTCTTTCGAATATAGTATGTTggcaaatttggaaagcaagaaaCAAAGCATTATTTGAGGATGTCCATATGAGATCGCGCGCCATTTGTCTTGCCATTACCTTGGAAATCCATATCATTGTGGAAATTTATTTCAAACAGGTTTTCAAGGCTCATTCATTCTATCATTTGTACGATTGGCCATATTCATCTCACATTTATCTCACGTACAAACTTGTTTATTGGGAACCAAAGGAAACTGGTCGTTTTACACTCAATACAGATGGCTGTTCTAAGGGTAATCCAGGTTTGGGTGGAGGAGGTGGGGTTCTTCGGGATTCACATGGGATTCCTTTGATTGGTTTTTCGGCATATCTTGGAGAAACTACATGTCTAAGTACAGAGGCCCGGGCTCTCCTTATTGGCATTCAAACATCCATACATAGGGGTTTTGAAAATCTCTATATTCAATCGGATTCTTTGGTATTAATTGGAATTCTTCAGAAACGTATACACTGCCCTTGGAAGATTCGACGAGAGATTAGGCAGATTTGGCAGTTCGTGGAAGATCCTGATCGTTTTTCACATTGCTATAGGGAAGCTAACACAGTCGCTGATGCATTGTCCAATGTGGGCGTCTCTCATCCAGAGCATCAACTCAAGTTATACAATTCCTTCCATACGTTCCCAACTATGGCTCGTGGAGCAATTCGCCTCGACAGATTAGGGATGCCTTCAATTCGGAAAATTAAGCGTATGAAGGGCTGA
- the LOC140038044 gene encoding uncharacterized protein gives MTSSKNLLFLIGVLFALVLLISSDATAADQKSVKTTGVHDASSGEVHQDSKSEDRCRHGCCHWYHGHCQRCCRTAEETPEVTSGDEDTVTADRCRHGCCRWYHGHCQKCCPPEDRCRHGCCHWYHGHCQRCCPPAEETPEHRCRHGCCRWYHGHCQRCCPPAEETCRHGCCHWYHGHCQRCCRTAEQTPEATSGDEVKN, from the exons ATGACATCTTCAAAAAATTTGCTCTTTCTTATTGGTGTTCTTTTTGCACTTGTGCTCCTCATTTCCTCTGATGCAACAGCTGCAG ATCAGAAGAGCGTGAAAACCACTGGTGTCCACGATGCCAGTTCAGGCGAGGTTCATCAGGATAGCAAAAGCGAAGATCGTTGCAGACATGGTTGCTGCCACTGGTACCATGGACACTGCCAAAGATGCTGTCGAACTGCCGAGGAGACCCCTGAAGTCACATCTGGAGATGAGGATACCGTAACCGCAGATCGTTGCAGACATGGTTGCTGCCGCTGGTACCATGGACATTGCCAAAAATGCTGTCCACCTGAAGATCGTTGCAGACATGGTTGCTGCCACTGGTACCATGGACATTGCCAAAGATGCTGTCCACCTGCTGAGGAGACCCCTGAACATCGTTGCAGACATGGTTGCTGCCGCTGGTACCATGGACATTGCCAAAGATGCTGTCCGCCTGCTGAGGAGACTTGCAGACATGGTTGCTGCCACTGGTACCATGGACATTGCCAAAGATGCTGTCGAACTGCTGAGCAGACCCCTGAAGCTACATCCGGAGATGAGGTAAAAAATTAA